A region of Neovison vison isolate M4711 chromosome 7, ASM_NN_V1, whole genome shotgun sequence DNA encodes the following proteins:
- the LOC122912078 gene encoding tigger transposable element-derived protein 1-like — protein MKTTPWLQVSGKASLSGIGLRHTAKRDRRSITLHVKLEVLRRFEEGEKLTQIARALGLATSTVASIRVNKDKIRANSQAATPVSATQLTRCRGVVMGHMERLLSLWIEEQKRQNLPISTLLIQDKARRLFVQLQHEQGNGTRAETFGASNGWFARFKARHNVLLTDEPSVADTQAAAHYPPVLRTILEEGCYSPRQVFNVDETGLFWKRLPERMLAALEGAAGPGLKASKDHLTLLLGGNAAGDFKLKPLLVYPSENPRALKGCSKASLPVVWRSNRNDWLTPSIFQEWFTSCFCPAVESYCASHGLPHRALLVLDGAPCHPAHLGGLSPHVRVEFLPKNTSALIQPMNQGIIATFKVYYLRRMLSQLVQETSGEERPSVREFWRSYTVVTAVDNIARAWAELQPATMNSAWRKLWPECVPSGAPEPDTVPQLRRSIVALASHVGLGDAAEADVANLLQAHGETPPHGLPQDAEDGGDICGSGLPWQAEKGSVSGKRESDFTEAVVGVGTEDTDVGALSPEHLGQALSHFAAGLRVLLENDPNRERSLRVSRDVHCALARLWELHREKRRQARAGASSGGPMAVAPRDLAGNLPLPHVGPTEARAEACPEDQWSGDLQSWPNPSQMELR, from the exons ATGAAGACAACTCCCTGGCTGCAAGTGTCGGGGAAGGCATCCCTCAGTGGGATTGGCCTCCGCCACACTGCCAAGCGGGACCGAAGGTCTATCACCTTGCATGTGAAATTAGAGGTGCTTCGGAGGTTTGAGGAAGGCGAGAAGCTGACTCAGATTGCCCGGGCCTTAGGGCTGGCCACTTCTACTGTTGCCTCGATCCGTGTCAACAAGGACAAGATCCGGGCCAATTCTCAGGCAGCCACACCGGTAAGTGCCACACAGCTGACCCGCTGCCGAGGTGTGGTGATGGGCCATATGGAACGCTTGCTGAGCCTCTGGATCGAGGAGCAAAAGCGGCAGAACCTGCCTATCAGCACGCTGCTCATCCAGGACAAGGCCCGACGGCTTTTCGTGCAGCTGCAGCATGAGCAGGGTAATGGCACTCGGGCTGAGACCTTTGGGGCCAGTAATGGCTGGTTTGCCCGATTCAAGGCTCGCCACAATGTGCTTTTGACAGATGAGCCATCTGTGGCTGACACCCAGGCTGCTGCCCACTACCCCCCAGTGCTGCGCACCATTCTAGAGGAGGGCTGCTACTCACCACGTCAGGTGTTCAATGTGGATGAGACTGGCCTGTTCTGGAAGCGGCTCCCAGAGCGCATGTTGGCAGCCCTGGAAGGGGCAGCTGGGCCTGGCCTCAAGGCCTCTAAGGACCACCTGACCCTGCTGCTTGGTGGCAATGCAGCTGGTGATTTCAAGCTGAAGCCGCTGCTGGTGTACCCCTCAGAGAACCCACGTGCCCTCAAGGGCTGCTCCAAGGCCAGCCTTCCGGTGGTCTGGCGCTCTAACCGCAACGACTGGCTGACACCCAGCATCTTCCAGGAGTGGTTTACTAGCTGCTTCTGCCCTGCTGTGGAGAGCTACTGTGCCAGCCACGGCCTCCCACACCGTGCCCTGTTGGTCTTGGACGGCGCACCCTGCCACCCTGCTCACCTGGGTGGCCTCTCACCCCATGTGCGAGTTGAGTTCCTGCCCAAGAACACATCAGCCCTGATCCAGCCCATGAACCAGGGTATCATTGCCACATTCAAGGTGTATTACCTGCGCCGCATGCTTAGCCAGCTGGTCCAGGAGACGTCTGGTGAAGAACGACCCTCCGTGCGGGAGTTCTGGCGCAGCTATACTGTTGTGACTGCTGTGGACAATATAGCCAGAGCCTGGGCAGAGTTGCAGCCCGCCACCATGAACAGTGCCTGGAGGAAGCTGTGGCCCGAGTGTGTGCCTTCTGGTGCTCCTGAGCCGGACACTGTGCCTCAGCTCCGCCGCAGCATTGTCGCACTAGCCAGCCATGTGGGCCTTGGAGATGCAGCTGAGGCCGATGTTGCCAACCTCTTGCAGGCCCATGGGGAGACCCCACCCCACGGCCTTCCCCAGGATGCAGAAGATGGTGGGGACATTTGTGGCTCTGGGTTGCcatggcaggcagagaaaggctcGGTGTCCGGAAAACGAGAGTCAGATTTCACAGAGGCTGTAGTGGGTGTGGGGACTGAAGATACTGATGTGGGTGCTCTGAGCCCTGAGCACCTGGGCCAGGCCCTGTCACACTTTGCTGCTGGTTTACGGGTCCTTCTGGAGAATGATCCAAACCGGGAACGCAGCCTCCGGGTGTCTCGGGATGTCCACTGTGCCCTTGCCCGCCTCTGGGAGCTGCACCGGGAAAAGAGGCGACAGGCCCGGGCAGGTGCATCCTCAGGAGGGCCCATGGCAGTGGCACCAAGGGATTTGGCAGGAAACCTGCCCTTGCCCCACGTGGGGCCCACAGAGG cACGGGCTGAGGCCTGTCCAGAGGACCAGTGGTCTGGAGACCTGCAGAGCTGGCCAAACCCTTCACAGATGGAGCTCAGGTGA